One Acetobacter ghanensis DNA window includes the following coding sequences:
- a CDS encoding mitochondrial fission ELM1 family protein, with protein sequence MASAMYAGAQTGSNPQEVFTNTAPHAFVVGENFAGMRSQALGLAHRAGWDGTFQPVCPSRVARVVLAGPRWLGRPCLRGSSGQTLESHADLLRSDVVISIGGKGGAIGAALRSTSRPVVQIQNPRQSLSRFDLIIACRHDDISGPNVLLGRTALHGLTQEQLEHAKQAWEPRLAHLPRPLVAALVGGSNGRFHLGEAEARRLANVLVQTRQAEGGSLIVTASRRTDPQALAALKQIIEPAGGFVWDGEGDNPYIGLIACADNLLVTIDSVSMMSESVAGHAPVTVFPLPGKSRRIQEFVEELELAGRVRVLGEDATRLPAPWFVTPLDDTPELVGEMHNRLGF encoded by the coding sequence ATGGCGAGCGCAATGTATGCAGGTGCGCAAACTGGTTCAAACCCTCAGGAGGTTTTTACCAACACGGCACCCCATGCTTTTGTTGTGGGGGAGAATTTTGCCGGTATGCGCTCGCAGGCATTGGGGCTGGCCCATCGTGCTGGATGGGACGGGACTTTCCAGCCCGTGTGCCCCAGCCGTGTTGCGCGTGTGGTGCTGGCTGGGCCTCGCTGGCTTGGGCGTCCCTGCCTGCGTGGTAGCAGCGGGCAGACGCTGGAGTCCCACGCCGATCTTTTGCGTTCGGATGTTGTTATCAGCATTGGCGGTAAGGGTGGCGCCATTGGGGCAGCCCTGCGCTCCACCTCTCGCCCCGTGGTGCAGATACAGAATCCACGTCAGTCTCTCTCCCGCTTTGATCTGATTATTGCCTGCCGTCATGATGATATTTCCGGCCCCAATGTGTTGCTGGGTCGTACCGCGTTGCACGGTCTGACGCAGGAGCAGCTGGAACATGCCAAGCAGGCATGGGAGCCACGGCTTGCCCATTTGCCCCGTCCGCTGGTGGCCGCACTGGTTGGGGGGTCCAACGGGCGTTTTCATCTTGGGGAGGCGGAAGCCCGCAGACTGGCCAATGTGCTGGTGCAAACGCGGCAGGCCGAGGGCGGAAGCCTGATTGTAACGGCCTCCCGCCGTACAGACCCGCAGGCGTTGGCTGCCCTTAAGCAGATTATAGAACCCGCAGGCGGTTTTGTGTGGGATGGGGAAGGGGATAACCCCTATATCGGGCTGATTGCCTGTGCCGATAATCTGCTTGTCACCATTGATAGCGTGTCCATGATGTCCGAATCCGTGGCCGGTCATGCGCCTGTCACGGTTTTTCCGCTGCCGGGTAAATCCCGCCGGATTCAAGAATTTGTGGAAGAGCTGGAACTGGCCGGGCGTGTGCGTGTGCTGGGTGAGGATGCCACCCGCCTGCCTGCACCGTGGTTTGTAACCCCGCTTGATGACACGCCCGAACTGGTTGGCGAAATGCACAACAGGCTGGGTTTTTAA
- a CDS encoding DEAD/DEAH box helicase, with translation MVRFVLATGLPLKARHLVRIPDHEKGNSMSASFKETGLSPALCANAQQAGMAEPTPIQLAAIPAALAGRDILATAPTGTGKAAAYVLPMLHRLLKARKPRTLLVMVPTRELVLQTAKVFKTCMGETGKNRPVPKPPVCPLSAFWRRGPG, from the coding sequence ATGGTCCGCTTTGTCCTTGCAACCGGATTGCCTTTAAAAGCAAGGCACCTTGTACGCATTCCAGACCACGAGAAAGGCAACAGTATGTCCGCTAGCTTCAAGGAGACGGGTCTGTCCCCAGCCCTTTGCGCCAACGCACAACAGGCAGGTATGGCAGAACCGACCCCCATCCAGCTTGCTGCCATACCCGCCGCACTGGCCGGGCGGGACATTCTGGCCACAGCCCCCACCGGCACAGGCAAAGCGGCTGCTTACGTGCTGCCCATGCTGCACAGGCTGCTCAAGGCCCGCAAACCCCGCACGCTGCTGGTTATGGTCCCCACGCGTGAGCTGGTGCTGCAAACGGCCAAGGTTTTTAAAACATGTATGGGGGAGACTGGTAAAAACAGACCAGTTCCAAAGCCCCCCGTCTGCCCATTATCTGCCTTTTGGCGGCGCGGACCGGGATGA
- a CDS encoding helicase-related protein: MTHTSGYPRILIATPGRLLDFIGTGTCDLSDCFQLVMDECDRLFTHEFEEETRTILNYLPTPRQTLAFSATMPAACKTMLASIVHKPIELSVEKPPEERPAIRQGVLFLEDDQKIAFLKTFFGRSPKTRSIVFVRTKAEADTLAATLKKARLAVAPLHGDLTQDKRTSTVASFGAGRLFILVATDVAARGLDIASVTQVINYDVPEQPETYLHRIGRTGRAGKKGSALTLCSGAERKRLRQVEVGAQVKLRVLSMEQALPSATPTAPRQDKPRTRPARA, translated from the coding sequence CTGACCCATACCAGCGGGTACCCCCGTATTCTCATTGCCACACCCGGCCGCCTGCTGGACTTTATTGGTACAGGCACGTGTGACCTGTCCGACTGTTTTCAACTGGTCATGGACGAATGCGATCGCCTGTTCACGCACGAGTTTGAGGAGGAAACGCGGACCATCCTCAACTACCTGCCCACACCACGGCAGACACTGGCTTTTTCCGCCACCATGCCAGCCGCCTGCAAAACCATGCTGGCCAGCATTGTGCATAAGCCGATTGAACTCAGCGTGGAAAAGCCGCCGGAGGAACGCCCCGCCATCCGCCAAGGCGTTCTGTTTTTGGAAGACGACCAGAAAATCGCTTTCCTCAAAACCTTTTTTGGCCGGAGCCCCAAAACACGCAGCATCGTTTTTGTGCGCACCAAGGCCGAGGCGGATACTCTGGCAGCCACGCTTAAAAAAGCACGTCTGGCCGTGGCCCCCCTGCACGGAGACCTGACGCAGGACAAACGTACCAGCACAGTGGCCAGTTTTGGCGCGGGCCGTCTGTTTATTCTGGTCGCAACCGATGTGGCCGCACGTGGGCTGGATATTGCCTCCGTCACGCAGGTCATCAATTACGATGTGCCCGAACAGCCCGAAACCTACCTGCACCGCATTGGCCGTACGGGGCGTGCGGGCAAAAAAGGATCTGCCCTGACCCTTTGCTCCGGCGCCGAGCGCAAACGTTTGCGGCAGGTGGAAGTGGGCGCACAGGTCAAACTCCGTGTATTAAGCATGGAGCAGGCTCTGCCGTCCGCTACACCAACCGCCCCCCGGCAGGATAAGCCACGCACCCGACCAGCCCGCGCATAA
- a CDS encoding M14 family metallopeptidase produces the protein MSCASKRQHSGKSTYRFRTLSEVLPPPLPALPHAAPEAPPPDLTQWVQGNCGIRGVHHFESHKPGPHIAVTALMHGNEYAGAHALAQILATPLQPTLGRLSLIFLNLEAYAAFDPRRPSQFRFVEEDMNRLWMPELIRSAHSSVEMRRVRELLPVIDTVDVLLDLHSMTWPSATLLLTSMAERNLLMANTLACGQAKPPQVVLDQGHPAGPRLIDYERFSDPTGTARACLLEAGQHWTRSATEQSLLTARIFLAQHGMIPPLPVPAPTHSCVHAMVTDCVVAQTAGFAFIRSFMGGDIIEHAGTLIAIDGMDEIRTPYNNCMLVIPNLRPRRGHTAVRLARVL, from the coding sequence ATGAGCTGTGCCTCCAAACGCCAGCACAGTGGCAAAAGCACTTACCGCTTTCGCACCTTGTCGGAAGTTCTGCCGCCTCCCCTCCCGGCTCTGCCCCATGCCGCACCAGAGGCACCGCCACCGGACCTGACACAATGGGTGCAGGGTAATTGTGGCATCAGAGGGGTGCATCATTTTGAAAGCCATAAACCCGGCCCACACATTGCCGTAACTGCGCTGATGCATGGGAACGAATACGCCGGAGCCCATGCCCTTGCGCAAATTCTGGCTACTCCACTCCAGCCAACGCTTGGTCGACTAAGCCTTATCTTCCTCAATCTGGAAGCCTATGCAGCGTTTGACCCACGCCGCCCCTCCCAGTTCCGCTTTGTTGAAGAGGATATGAACAGGCTGTGGATGCCTGAGTTGATCCGCTCTGCACATTCATCGGTGGAAATGCGCCGGGTGCGTGAACTGCTGCCCGTGATCGACACGGTGGATGTACTGCTGGACCTGCACAGCATGACATGGCCCTCCGCCACACTGCTGCTGACCAGCATGGCAGAACGCAACCTGCTTATGGCGAATACGCTAGCCTGCGGACAGGCCAAACCTCCGCAAGTTGTGCTGGATCAGGGGCACCCTGCAGGACCGCGACTCATTGATTATGAGCGGTTTTCCGACCCTACAGGCACTGCCCGCGCCTGCCTGCTGGAAGCAGGGCAACACTGGACCCGCTCCGCCACCGAACAAAGCCTGCTTACGGCCCGCATCTTTCTGGCCCAGCACGGCATGATTCCGCCTTTGCCTGTTCCTGCTCCCACGCACAGTTGCGTTCATGCCATGGTGACTGACTGCGTAGTGGCACAAACCGCAGGCTTTGCCTTTATCCGCTCCTTTATGGGAGGGGACATTATTGAACATGCAGGAACCCTGATTGCCATTGATGGGATGGATGAAATCCGCACCCCATATAACAACTGCATGTTGGTCATTCCTAACCTGCGCCCCCGCCGTGGGCACACAGCCGTGCGACTGGCGCGCGTTCTGTAA